A region from the Leptospira venezuelensis genome encodes:
- a CDS encoding metallophosphoesterase — MEFDLQRLVIFLSVFTVILLIGYSYATSRLIAPFELGTFQKVSLWIGVVFLVLLTPSAYLLSLFFRETQWQKFWAYSAFTTLGFATILVSFVVFKDLGNLAWKGVIYLSDLLQYKSISVASAETEALLGSERFGRGDFLARFSSFALLGLAGGLTAFGFYQAKKTPTVKHVRIKVKDLPDGLHGFKIAQLSDIHIGPTIKGNFLEGVVSKTNSLEPDLVAITGDLVDGTVNMLKHHVSPLKDLESKYGTFFVTGNHEYYSGVIAWIRELEDLGINVLLNQNKLIDHNGAKIAVAGVTDYKAHTVIPGHRTDPKQASIGIEDAHYKVLLAHQPNSVFEAAKVGYDLQLSGHTHGGQYFPGNVFIHLFQKFVAGLSKWEDTQLYVSRGTGYWGPPIRIGAPSEITLLVLEKHS; from the coding sequence ATGGAGTTCGATTTGCAAAGGTTAGTGATTTTTCTCAGTGTTTTTACCGTAATTCTTTTGATAGGTTATTCTTATGCGACCAGTCGTTTGATCGCACCTTTCGAGCTTGGAACTTTTCAGAAGGTTTCTCTTTGGATCGGCGTAGTTTTTCTGGTCCTTCTCACGCCTAGTGCATATCTTTTAAGTTTATTTTTTAGAGAAACTCAGTGGCAAAAGTTCTGGGCTTACTCCGCTTTTACCACTTTGGGATTTGCTACTATTCTTGTATCATTTGTGGTATTCAAGGATCTGGGAAACTTGGCTTGGAAGGGCGTTATCTATCTTTCGGACCTTCTACAATATAAAAGTATTTCTGTCGCATCAGCCGAAACCGAGGCATTATTAGGATCGGAAAGATTTGGTAGAGGGGATTTTTTAGCAAGATTCTCTTCTTTCGCTCTCTTGGGACTTGCAGGTGGTTTAACTGCTTTCGGATTTTATCAGGCTAAAAAAACGCCTACAGTCAAGCATGTGAGGATTAAAGTAAAAGATTTGCCTGACGGGCTTCATGGTTTTAAGATCGCACAACTTTCTGATATTCATATAGGACCTACAATCAAAGGAAATTTTCTAGAAGGTGTAGTTTCAAAAACAAATTCTCTCGAGCCGGATCTAGTTGCCATTACTGGAGATTTAGTAGATGGAACAGTAAATATGCTGAAACACCATGTTTCTCCTTTGAAAGATCTGGAGTCAAAGTATGGTACATTCTTCGTTACAGGAAACCATGAATATTATTCTGGAGTAATTGCTTGGATCAGAGAACTAGAAGACCTTGGAATTAATGTATTATTAAATCAGAATAAACTAATAGATCATAATGGTGCGAAGATCGCAGTTGCAGGTGTGACTGATTATAAAGCTCATACAGTGATCCCTGGTCATAGAACAGATCCGAAACAAGCTTCTATCGGAATAGAAGATGCCCATTATAAGGTGCTACTTGCTCACCAGCCAAATTCAGTTTTTGAAGCTGCTAAGGTGGGATATGATCTTCAGCTTTCTGGTCATACTCACGGAGGCCAATATTTTCCTGGGAATGTTTTCATCCATCTATTCCAAAAGTTTGTGGCTGGTTTGAGTAAATGGGAAGATACCCAACTTTACGTGAGTAGAGGTACAGGATATTGGGGACCTCCTATCAGAATAGGTGCTCCTTCTGAAATTACTCTTCTTGTTTTGGAAAAACATTCTTAG
- a CDS encoding DoxX family protein, whose protein sequence is MERWHDWLQTHRDWWIDMVRVYLGGVLVYKGLAFLADTDALIRLMELNNAPYASTLLAHYIVIAHICGGLLLMVGLLTRFSAILQLPVLVGAVLFIHAREGFVSAGSNLPYASMILLLLLHFSLYGSGRISADFYIETHKSV, encoded by the coding sequence ATGGAAAGATGGCATGATTGGTTACAGACTCATCGGGATTGGTGGATCGATATGGTCCGCGTATATTTGGGCGGGGTTCTGGTGTATAAGGGACTCGCATTCCTTGCTGACACGGATGCGCTTATCCGACTCATGGAATTGAATAATGCTCCTTACGCTTCCACATTGCTAGCTCATTATATAGTGATTGCTCACATTTGTGGAGGTCTGCTGCTGATGGTAGGACTTCTGACTAGATTCTCTGCGATTTTGCAATTGCCTGTACTAGTCGGAGCCGTTTTGTTCATCCACGCGAGAGAAGGTTTTGTGTCCGCAGGATCGAATTTACCTTATGCATCCATGATCCTACTTTTACTTTTGCACTTTTCTTTGTATGGATCCGGTCGTATCTCGGCGGATTTTTATATAGAAACACATAAGAGTGTTTAA
- a CDS encoding hemin-degrading factor, which produces MSIAESLEIENIIKDWKKIKETQPRLRAREIATQLKTSEGGLLAASEISKTEGFPQVSSLQTNWGELFSKFGELGHVMVLTRNEACVHERKGIFEKVSSGPGHILVVGTDIDLRLFPGIWKFGFAVEEPKQDSIQRSFQFFNENGEAMFKLFLTDKSNISAWEKLRSEFKNGSPDFSPLFSSETKKTITNVEKKELSLEAKEEFLNDWEKLEDTHEFFSLLKKHGVSRIQSMELANGKFTKTVEPKAVLRMLEMASLDRSPIMVFVGNPGSIQIHTGEVTNIKVLESWWNVLDPEFNLHLRTDLISKVYIVDKPSKDGVIHSMEVYDADGELIVQFFGKRKPGQPERTDWVGLLDRVSEPA; this is translated from the coding sequence ATGTCCATCGCTGAATCGTTAGAAATCGAGAATATCATTAAAGATTGGAAAAAGATCAAAGAAACACAACCTCGGCTTAGAGCTAGAGAGATTGCTACCCAGCTTAAAACTTCCGAAGGTGGACTACTTGCTGCCTCCGAAATTTCAAAGACAGAAGGATTTCCGCAAGTTTCTTCTCTCCAAACAAATTGGGGAGAATTATTCTCCAAATTCGGAGAGTTGGGTCATGTAATGGTACTTACTCGAAATGAAGCTTGCGTACATGAAAGAAAGGGAATATTTGAAAAGGTAAGTTCAGGTCCTGGACATATCTTAGTCGTTGGAACCGATATTGATCTCAGACTTTTCCCAGGTATCTGGAAATTCGGGTTTGCTGTAGAAGAGCCTAAACAAGATTCCATACAAAGGTCTTTTCAATTTTTCAACGAAAATGGAGAAGCAATGTTTAAACTTTTCCTTACTGATAAATCAAATATATCTGCTTGGGAAAAATTAAGATCAGAATTTAAAAACGGATCTCCCGACTTCTCTCCCTTATTTTCATCTGAAACTAAGAAAACAATTACAAATGTTGAGAAAAAAGAACTCAGTCTTGAAGCCAAAGAAGAGTTTCTGAACGATTGGGAAAAATTAGAAGACACTCACGAATTTTTCTCTCTATTAAAAAAACATGGTGTATCTAGGATACAATCTATGGAACTTGCTAATGGAAAATTCACTAAGACCGTAGAGCCAAAAGCAGTATTAAGAATGTTGGAAATGGCTTCCTTGGATAGAAGCCCTATAATGGTCTTCGTAGGAAATCCAGGATCTATCCAGATCCATACGGGAGAAGTTACCAATATTAAAGTTTTAGAATCCTGGTGGAATGTTCTGGATCCAGAATTCAATCTACACCTAAGAACCGATCTGATCTCTAAAGTTTATATCGTAGATAAACCTTCTAAAGACGGAGTCATCCACTCCATGGAAGTATACGATGCAGATGGAGAATTGATCGTTCAGTTTTTCGGGAAAAGAAAACCTGGACAACCGGAAAGAACCGACTGGGTAGGATTACTAGATAGAGTATCCGAGCCGGCTTAA
- a CDS encoding ATP-binding cassette domain-containing protein, which yields MSLVLSDISLSRGGRFLLSGVNLSLYPGELLIVLGPNGAGKSTLLKLFSGEISPDKGLVLLDGIPLLEYDSEDLALRRSVLSQESEIHFPFIADEIVRMGRSCSKLRIPKPLEDQITEDAFHAVHLGERERFQTYNKLSGGEKQRTQMARVLVQDKEPTQRESYVLLDEPGASLDPNRIHSLLEKAKQLSKEGRGVLCILHDLNLALRYADRIAVLKEGKILADGFPENILDEEFVLEHFRLRTKKVPFPEGGHYLIPLGPAEPNKINGLPYTQC from the coding sequence ATGAGTTTAGTACTATCGGATATTTCCTTATCCAGAGGCGGAAGGTTCTTATTATCGGGAGTCAATTTAAGTTTGTATCCTGGAGAACTTTTAATCGTGCTCGGTCCGAATGGAGCGGGAAAATCCACATTATTAAAATTATTTTCCGGAGAAATATCTCCAGATAAAGGATTGGTGCTATTGGATGGGATCCCTTTATTAGAGTATGATTCGGAAGACTTAGCTCTCAGAAGAAGTGTTCTTTCTCAAGAATCAGAGATCCATTTTCCATTTATCGCAGATGAGATCGTTCGGATGGGAAGATCCTGCTCTAAATTAAGAATACCTAAACCATTAGAGGACCAAATCACTGAAGATGCATTTCATGCGGTTCATCTAGGAGAAAGAGAAAGATTCCAAACTTATAATAAACTATCTGGTGGAGAAAAACAAAGAACCCAGATGGCGAGGGTTTTAGTTCAGGATAAAGAACCAACCCAAAGAGAAAGTTACGTTCTTTTGGACGAACCGGGTGCCTCTCTTGATCCGAACAGAATACATTCTTTATTAGAAAAAGCAAAACAACTGAGTAAAGAAGGAAGAGGAGTTCTCTGCATTCTTCACGACTTGAACCTTGCTTTAAGATACGCGGACCGGATAGCAGTATTAAAAGAAGGTAAAATACTAGCGGATGGATTTCCAGAAAATATTCTAGATGAGGAATTTGTCTTAGAACATTTCCGATTGAGAACTAAAAAAGTTCCTTTCCCCGAAGGAGGACATTATCTTATCCCCCTCGGTCCAGCAGAACCAAATAAAATAAACGGCCTACCCTACACACAATGCTAA
- a CDS encoding FecCD family ABC transporter permease: protein MIVSSPEISSPEMKIKGEEKKKRTGRKVPATLVYALLVVGLFGIGILSLKFGSIQLSTGEILRVLLSGQDSLSELEVPHSILVWNLRMPRLVLSMLVGACLASAGVCIQGLFRNPLVEPGFIGVSPGAALAASTWIVFSEKILTFFPAELRGKESFLLQLCAFAGALSVSFFLHIVSKREGGGFSLVLVLAGIAVNATVVSFLGFLSYLADDTQLRNLTFWSLGSMAVASWHKIYLLGTVLLVVTFFFPVLSRGLDALALGEAEAFHTGFKVRRIRNLTIVLASLLVGVSISICGNIAFVGLIVPHILRMVLGPGHKTLLPASLFGGALLLAIADLTARTIAFPSELPIGIIAAGIGGPFFLFLILQAKRREGEFR, encoded by the coding sequence ATGATCGTATCCTCTCCAGAAATTTCTTCTCCTGAAATGAAAATTAAAGGGGAAGAAAAGAAGAAAAGAACAGGACGTAAAGTCCCCGCGACACTCGTATATGCGTTGTTAGTTGTTGGACTTTTCGGAATAGGGATCCTTTCTCTCAAATTTGGATCCATCCAGCTTTCAACGGGAGAGATCCTAAGAGTATTACTATCTGGACAGGATTCCCTATCCGAGTTGGAAGTCCCACATTCCATTTTGGTCTGGAATCTGAGAATGCCCAGGCTTGTTTTATCTATGTTAGTTGGTGCATGCCTTGCTTCTGCAGGAGTTTGTATACAAGGATTATTCCGAAATCCGTTAGTTGAACCTGGATTTATTGGAGTAAGTCCTGGAGCGGCATTAGCCGCTTCTACTTGGATCGTATTTTCAGAAAAAATACTTACGTTCTTTCCGGCCGAGTTAAGAGGAAAAGAAAGTTTCTTATTACAGTTATGCGCTTTTGCGGGAGCACTTTCAGTTTCATTCTTTTTGCATATTGTATCAAAAAGAGAAGGCGGAGGATTTTCACTAGTTCTGGTGCTCGCTGGAATAGCAGTAAATGCAACTGTAGTTTCTTTTTTAGGATTTTTATCTTATCTAGCAGATGATACACAACTTAGGAACCTAACCTTTTGGAGTTTAGGAAGTATGGCGGTTGCTAGCTGGCATAAGATTTATTTACTAGGAACAGTTCTTTTAGTTGTTACCTTCTTCTTTCCTGTTTTATCCAGGGGTTTGGATGCATTAGCATTAGGAGAAGCAGAAGCTTTTCATACAGGCTTCAAGGTTAGAAGAATCAGAAATCTTACCATCGTTCTTGCAAGTCTCTTAGTAGGGGTAAGTATTTCTATCTGTGGAAACATAGCATTCGTCGGCTTGATCGTTCCTCATATTCTAAGAATGGTTTTAGGGCCAGGCCATAAAACATTATTGCCTGCTTCTTTATTCGGAGGAGCACTTCTTCTTGCAATAGCAGATCTAACAGCACGCACCATCGCATTCCCATCTGAACTTCCGATCGGTATAATCGCCGCAGGGATTGGTGGTCCATTCTTCTTATTCTTAATCTTACAAGCAAAACGTAGAGAAGGAGAATTCAGATGA
- a CDS encoding heme/hemin ABC transporter substrate-binding protein → MKKILVWALFLCLPISSAFAENKELRIVTLNGTVSEIVFALGKGKLVVGNDTSSLYPPEAVALPKVGYQRMLSAEGILSLKPNLILGLEYAGPPEVIEQLKSAGLKVIIYPGQPGVEPALNNILAIGKEIGAEKEAQKIVQDIRKKKFKIAEKVSKLKSKPKVLFLYHRGTSLAQVSGTETPADEMIRLSGGINAVNGFKGFKPITPEAVIAAQPDIILIPSRGLESLGGKDGVFNLPGVKDTPAGKKSRVVAIDDLILLGFGPRLGQGIEELFESFHPKISDKK, encoded by the coding sequence ATGAAAAAAATCCTAGTATGGGCCTTGTTCCTTTGCCTTCCAATAAGTTCAGCTTTTGCTGAAAATAAAGAACTTAGGATCGTAACATTAAACGGAACTGTTTCTGAGATCGTTTTCGCATTAGGAAAAGGTAAACTAGTTGTAGGAAACGATACTTCTTCTCTTTATCCTCCGGAAGCGGTAGCACTTCCTAAAGTGGGTTATCAGAGAATGCTTTCCGCAGAAGGTATTCTATCCTTAAAACCTAATTTGATCTTGGGATTAGAATATGCAGGTCCTCCTGAAGTAATTGAACAACTTAAATCTGCAGGTTTAAAAGTGATTATCTATCCTGGACAACCAGGAGTTGAGCCTGCGTTAAATAATATTCTTGCGATCGGAAAAGAGATAGGAGCCGAAAAAGAAGCCCAAAAGATCGTACAGGATATCCGCAAAAAAAAATTCAAAATTGCGGAGAAGGTTTCTAAATTAAAATCAAAACCGAAGGTCCTATTCTTATATCATAGAGGAACAAGCCTCGCTCAAGTTTCCGGAACAGAAACCCCCGCGGATGAAATGATCCGACTCAGCGGAGGGATTAATGCAGTAAATGGATTCAAAGGTTTTAAACCGATCACTCCAGAAGCTGTCATTGCTGCGCAGCCAGATATAATCTTAATTCCAAGCAGAGGCCTAGAAAGTCTTGGTGGAAAAGACGGAGTATTCAATCTTCCGGGAGTGAAAGATACTCCTGCGGGAAAAAAATCCAGAGTGGTTGCAATAGACGATTTAATTCTTCTAGGTTTCGGCCCAAGACTTGGTCAAGGTATCGAAGAATTATTCGAATCCTTTCATCCAAAAATATCGGATAAGAAATGA
- a CDS encoding bleomycin resistance protein — protein MKDPKLLSIVPQLPVLDLSISQKFYTEVLGFELRAEYSNLLIFFLDGQELHLWGCDDPKIPEVSSCYIRVQNIESYFAKYKSAIHPKGTLEDKPWGMREFYVLDPDKNLLKFGEPI, from the coding sequence ATGAAAGATCCAAAACTACTCTCGATCGTTCCCCAACTTCCGGTTTTAGATCTTTCTATATCCCAAAAATTCTACACGGAAGTTTTAGGTTTCGAGCTGAGGGCAGAATATTCTAATCTACTAATATTCTTCTTGGACGGACAAGAACTTCATTTATGGGGTTGCGACGATCCCAAAATTCCGGAAGTATCAAGCTGTTATATTCGTGTTCAAAATATAGAGTCTTATTTCGCAAAATATAAATCCGCGATTCATCCCAAAGGGACCCTGGAAGACAAACCATGGGGGATGAGAGAATTTTACGTTTTGGATCCCGACAAAAATCTTTTAAAATTCGGAGAACCGATATGA
- a CDS encoding TonB-dependent receptor plug domain-containing protein, which translates to MRKIRPSSILRTLYLILFSGLCFLGVPIFSQGEVLPEKKTEEKKEDSDKPKVNPEAGKDISNGNNDRGSIITVTGTRRKGFLKDSTITTEVITRKDIDAMGARDISQTLGNVPGIEVRPAQAGERGSTVRLQGLAGQNVLILVDGQRTTGRFSGSIDLTRFKAEDIERIEIVKGASSALYGSDAIAGVINIITKEQKDPYSANFRTFMGGGNPLYYGTGTEFRNYASVGVRRGIVSTNFTAGWHRGDGYDLTPDATLGPKNGRIESLSPSYSPFPTDTPLSTKLFIYRKKLPYEGPLESTSGSAFEDINVSNKTTFDISETFKLGFQFYYRYLNQNAVDAVPPRAVYDRSNKTHDFMGALNADWEITKTLNLNVNTNYARFFDTYTYDQRKSDAQDKREKLDNAVTEVRTRLDHRISEGHVISYGAETLIDQFSSARIAPDCKRNFPNICASDILGTDSYQTQNGYAQRQRNAFYVQDEWRVSNAPRIQIVPGIRSDHDSIYGGQVLPKLAVRYDVTDKFRIRAANGLGYRAPSFQDLYYNFINPGVGYRVAGNPDLKPELSRSYNLGGEWEPNKLFWFSFNFFYNNIDNLIGFRTNPTRDASGLQIFNTSNYQKALTKGFESSVTLRVHQNVSLGGGYTYTDTRDELTNLPLEGRGYHRWNANIRIDHQPSGFSFSLFAVIFGKQPYYCQKNPLWCDPQLPTEFSALSAQLTTQATNTINALFGNIPGGIQEYCTERNMSYCTTSATYGIRMVNPHTNLNIRISQKVLGAFEIFAGVDNVLDTFDLTYNPQKPRFYYVGIDGRFNATSGPADYSAAPMPSTSPTAVPSTLR; encoded by the coding sequence ATGCGGAAGATAAGACCTTCTTCCATTCTTAGAACTCTTTATCTGATTTTATTCTCAGGTCTTTGTTTTTTAGGAGTTCCTATCTTCTCGCAAGGAGAAGTTCTTCCTGAAAAAAAGACTGAAGAAAAAAAAGAAGATTCTGATAAGCCAAAGGTAAATCCTGAAGCCGGAAAAGATATTAGTAATGGAAATAATGATAGAGGTTCTATTATCACTGTTACTGGTACTCGTAGAAAAGGTTTTTTAAAAGACTCTACAATCACAACTGAAGTAATCACAAGAAAAGATATAGATGCTATGGGAGCGAGAGATATCTCCCAAACTTTAGGTAACGTTCCGGGTATAGAAGTACGTCCCGCTCAAGCCGGAGAAAGAGGATCCACAGTTCGCTTACAAGGTCTTGCAGGCCAAAATGTTTTGATCCTAGTCGACGGACAAAGAACTACTGGAAGATTCAGCGGCTCTATCGACCTAACTAGATTCAAAGCTGAAGATATAGAAAGAATTGAGATCGTAAAAGGTGCATCATCCGCGCTTTACGGTTCGGATGCCATCGCCGGTGTGATCAATATCATCACCAAAGAACAAAAAGATCCTTACTCCGCGAACTTCAGAACGTTTATGGGAGGAGGAAATCCTCTCTATTATGGCACTGGAACAGAATTCCGTAATTATGCTTCGGTTGGAGTTCGCAGAGGAATTGTTTCTACTAACTTTACCGCAGGCTGGCATAGAGGAGATGGTTATGACCTAACCCCAGACGCTACCTTGGGACCTAAAAACGGAAGAATAGAGAGTCTTTCCCCAAGTTATTCCCCCTTCCCCACTGACACTCCTCTCTCGACAAAACTTTTTATTTATCGCAAAAAACTTCCTTATGAAGGTCCTTTAGAATCCACTTCCGGTAGCGCATTCGAAGATATAAACGTTTCTAACAAAACCACCTTTGACATTTCGGAAACTTTTAAATTAGGATTCCAGTTCTATTATAGATACTTAAACCAAAACGCTGTAGACGCAGTTCCTCCAAGAGCAGTTTATGATAGAAGTAATAAAACCCATGACTTCATGGGAGCTCTCAATGCAGATTGGGAAATCACTAAAACATTAAATTTAAACGTAAACACTAATTACGCTCGATTCTTCGACACTTATACATACGACCAAAGAAAATCCGACGCTCAAGATAAAAGAGAAAAGTTGGACAACGCAGTTACCGAGGTTAGGACCCGCTTAGATCATAGGATCTCAGAAGGACATGTGATCTCCTACGGTGCGGAAACATTAATTGATCAATTTTCTTCTGCGAGAATTGCACCAGACTGTAAGAGAAATTTTCCGAATATTTGTGCGAGCGATATCCTCGGAACCGATAGTTACCAAACCCAAAACGGATACGCCCAAAGACAAAGAAATGCGTTCTACGTACAGGATGAATGGAGAGTTTCCAATGCTCCACGGATCCAAATTGTTCCTGGTATCCGTTCTGATCATGACTCAATTTATGGAGGACAAGTTCTTCCTAAATTAGCTGTTCGTTATGATGTAACCGACAAATTTAGAATTAGAGCCGCCAACGGTTTAGGGTATAGAGCTCCTAGTTTTCAAGATTTATATTATAATTTTATAAATCCCGGCGTAGGATATAGGGTTGCGGGAAATCCAGATCTTAAACCTGAACTTTCTCGTAGTTATAATTTAGGGGGAGAATGGGAGCCGAATAAGTTATTCTGGTTCAGCTTCAACTTCTTCTATAATAATATAGACAACTTGATTGGTTTTAGGACCAACCCGACAAGAGACGCATCCGGATTACAAATCTTTAATACATCCAATTACCAAAAGGCACTTACGAAAGGTTTCGAATCTTCAGTAACTCTTAGAGTTCATCAAAATGTCTCCTTGGGCGGCGGTTATACATACACAGATACAAGAGACGAATTGACTAACCTTCCTTTAGAAGGAAGAGGTTATCATAGATGGAATGCAAATATTCGTATAGATCATCAACCTAGTGGCTTCAGCTTCTCTTTATTTGCGGTAATCTTTGGAAAACAACCGTATTACTGTCAGAAAAACCCGCTTTGGTGCGATCCTCAGTTGCCTACTGAATTTTCTGCACTTAGTGCCCAGCTTACTACCCAGGCAACAAATACGATCAACGCATTATTTGGGAATATTCCAGGTGGGATCCAAGAGTATTGTACAGAAAGAAACATGTCTTACTGCACTACTTCAGCGACCTACGGAATCCGGATGGTGAATCCTCATACAAATTTGAACATCCGGATTTCCCAAAAAGTTCTGGGTGCCTTCGAAATATTCGCCGGTGTGGATAACGTTTTAGACACCTTCGATCTGACCTATAATCCCCAGAAACCTAGGTTCTATTACGTAGGAATAGACGGAAGATTCAATGCTACGTCCGGTCCTGCAGATTATTCAGCGGCGCCGATGCCTTCAACTTCGCCGACTGCAGTTCCATCGACACTTAGGTAA
- a CDS encoding HmuY family protein → MKTLYSIFIILIATLTAFCGPSTGGDDGLAILAALEEGGGGCIKVSGETTTTPNSPSAGINTTMVNATASGCWVYINLKAGGVETTQSGAWDLKFKRFVIGTNSGTSGSGSAGACFNDGTDISNVTNNSFCTPIEIDEHMSQVGGGGFGTASEDANPALWEWYNYNGTTHELTSKNRGYLIRGSNGTSYFGLEVTDYYDGAGTSGFPTFKWKVLP, encoded by the coding sequence ATGAAAACATTATATTCAATTTTCATTATTCTCATAGCGACTTTAACTGCTTTTTGTGGGCCAAGCACCGGTGGAGACGATGGTCTTGCGATTTTAGCCGCATTGGAAGAAGGCGGCGGCGGATGTATCAAGGTGTCTGGCGAAACTACTACAACACCCAATTCCCCATCCGCAGGAATCAACACTACTATGGTTAATGCAACAGCAAGCGGCTGTTGGGTTTACATAAACCTGAAAGCTGGCGGAGTAGAAACTACTCAATCAGGAGCTTGGGACTTAAAATTTAAAAGATTCGTAATAGGTACGAATAGCGGGACGAGCGGTTCTGGAAGTGCAGGCGCATGTTTCAATGATGGCACTGATATAAGTAATGTTACGAATAATTCGTTTTGCACTCCGATCGAAATCGATGAACACATGTCGCAAGTCGGAGGAGGAGGATTCGGAACTGCATCTGAAGATGCAAACCCTGCTCTCTGGGAATGGTATAATTACAATGGAACTACTCATGAACTCACATCAAAGAATAGAGGGTATTTAATCAGAGGTTCTAATGGGACATCTTATTTTGGATTAGAGGTCACAGATTATTACGATGGAGCAGGAACTAGCGGATTTCCTACATTTAAATGGAAGGTGCTTCCTTAA
- a CDS encoding host attachment protein — translation MKKKWVVVANRSEAKIFEYQGPTNGLKLVQMMENPEGRLRNSDLVTGAGQASRSDFDFFHEPKKRVAAAFAGKLSDFMNLERKKDSFSNFILVSEPGFMGMILSKLDEKSRERIYHKMPKDIVHERESNLMNHLKSVLVSEA, via the coding sequence ATGAAGAAAAAATGGGTGGTGGTTGCAAACCGAAGCGAGGCAAAAATTTTCGAATACCAAGGACCGACTAACGGTTTGAAGCTGGTGCAAATGATGGAAAATCCCGAAGGCCGACTCAGAAATTCTGATTTAGTCACTGGAGCAGGCCAGGCTTCCAGATCAGATTTTGATTTTTTTCACGAACCGAAAAAGAGAGTGGCAGCGGCGTTTGCAGGCAAACTTAGCGATTTTATGAACCTGGAAAGGAAGAAAGATTCTTTCTCAAATTTTATTTTGGTTTCAGAACCTGGCTTTATGGGGATGATCCTAAGCAAACTTGACGAGAAATCTCGGGAAAGGATCTATCATAAGATGCCTAAAGATATCGTACATGAAAGAGAGTCCAATTTGATGAACCATCTTAAGAGTGTACTTGTAAGCGAAGCTTAG